A window from Halomicrobium urmianum encodes these proteins:
- a CDS encoding type II glyceraldehyde-3-phosphate dehydrogenase, giving the protein MLRVGINGYGTIGKRVADAVRSQPDMTVAGVAKRTPNYEAQVARDRGFPLYAADDRGHRFEAAGLDVHGDVRDLVGASDVVVDATPSGVGAQNRSIYEELGTPAIYQGGEDPDVAPVSFNARANYGDARDADAARVVSCNTTGLSRLLAPLREACGVRKVRATLVRRGGDPAQTGRGPINDTVPDPVSIPSHHGPDLQTIFPDIDVDTMGMKVPATLMHTHALTITLDGDPSARAVRDLLAEESRVLVVPEHLGIDGAGKLTDYTGDAGRPRGDVWENCVWAESITCRDGPGGTDLSLFQAIHQEADVVPENVDAVRAVADMADRETSVRRTNEALGVGSGLVTHEPSRVADAADD; this is encoded by the coding sequence ATGCTCCGCGTGGGCATCAACGGCTACGGCACGATCGGCAAACGCGTCGCGGACGCCGTTCGGTCACAGCCGGACATGACGGTCGCCGGCGTCGCGAAACGCACGCCCAACTACGAGGCGCAGGTAGCCCGCGACCGCGGGTTCCCGCTGTACGCCGCGGACGACCGCGGCCATCGGTTCGAAGCGGCGGGGCTGGACGTCCACGGGGACGTACGGGATCTCGTCGGCGCCAGCGACGTGGTCGTCGACGCCACGCCGTCCGGCGTCGGCGCGCAGAACCGCTCCATCTACGAGGAACTGGGCACGCCCGCCATCTATCAGGGCGGCGAGGACCCGGACGTGGCGCCGGTGAGCTTCAACGCCCGCGCGAACTACGGGGACGCCCGGGACGCGGACGCCGCCCGCGTGGTCTCCTGTAACACGACCGGCCTCTCCCGCCTGCTCGCGCCGCTGCGCGAGGCGTGCGGCGTCCGGAAGGTCCGCGCCACGCTGGTCCGCCGCGGCGGGGACCCCGCACAGACCGGACGGGGGCCGATCAACGACACGGTGCCCGACCCCGTCTCGATCCCCTCCCACCACGGCCCCGACCTGCAGACGATCTTCCCCGACATCGACGTCGACACGATGGGGATGAAAGTGCCCGCCACGCTGATGCACACCCACGCGCTCACGATCACGCTCGACGGCGACCCCAGCGCACGCGCCGTCAGGGACCTGCTCGCCGAGGAGTCGCGGGTGCTGGTCGTGCCCGAACACCTCGGCATCGACGGCGCCGGAAAGCTGACCGACTACACCGGCGACGCCGGCCGCCCGCGCGGCGACGTCTGGGAGAACTGCGTCTGGGCCGAGTCGATCACCTGCCGCGACGGCCCCGGCGGCACGGACCTGAGCCTCTTCCAGGCCATCCACCAGGAGGCCGACGTCGTCCCCGAGAACGTCGACGCCGTCCGCGCCGTGGCCGACATGGCCGATCGGGAGACCAGCGTCCGCCGGACGAACGAGGCGCTGGGCGTCGGATCGGGGCTCGTGACTCACGAGCCCTCGCGGGTGGCTGACGCCGCGGACGACTAA